The window TTTTTACATTGGAATCTTTTATGTCGCTAGTTGGAAAATAACAATGGCGGGACTTTTTTCCCGCCTCTTAGTATTTGTCAACTTCCAGATCATTTGTTttaatgacaaagacaataacGAATTGTTGAATGATATGATAACATAATGGAGTGTATATGATTTAAACACTATATTGTCCAAATgtaattaacacacatacacatatgtgtatatgtatatatatatatatatatatatatatatatatatatatatatatatatatatgtatacacacacacacacacacacacacacacacacacacacacacacacacacagacacacacacacacatatatatatatatatatatatatatatatatatatatatatatatatatacatatatacatacatatatatacatacttatatatatgtatatatatatatacgtatatatatatatatatatatatatatatatatatatatatatatatgcatatacatatacatatatatatatatatatatatatatgtatatatatacatgtatatataaatatatatatatatatatgtatatgtatatgcatatatatatgtatatatatatatgtatatatatatgtatatatatataaatatatatatacatatatatacatatacacatatatatacatatatatacatatatatacatatatatacgtatatgtatgcatgcatgtatatacatatatatgtatatacctgtctccctctctctctctctctctctctctctctctctctctctctctctctctctctctctctctctctctctctctctctctctctctctctctctctctctctctctctactatatatatatatatatatatatatatatatatatacatatatatatatatatacatatatatatatatatatatatatatatatatatatatattatatacgtataaaaatactatatatatatgattattcatatatacacatatatgtatatgtatatatattcatatatatacttttgtatatatacatatatatatatatatattcatatatatacttttgtatatatacatatatatatatatatatatatatatatatatatatatatatatatatatgtgtgtgtgtgtgtgtgtgtgtgtgtgtgtgtgtgtgtgtgtgtgtgtgtgtgtgtgtgtgtgtgtgtgtgtgtgtgtatgtatatatatatatatatatatacatatatatatatatatatatatatatatatatatatatatgtgtgtgtgtgtgtgtgtgtgttctgtgtatgtgtgtgtgtgtgtgtgtatcatgtaaatatatatatatatatatatatatatatatatatatatatatatatatgatctctctctctctctctctctctctctctctctctctctctctctctctctctatatatatatatatatatatatatatatatatatatatatatatttatatatatatgatatatttacatatattcatacatacatacatatatacacacatttattcacacacacacacgtatatatatatatatatatatatatatatatatatatatatatatatatatatatatatatatatatgatatgatatatatatatatatatatatttatatatatatatatgattatgatatatatatatatatatatatatatgtgtgtgtgtgtgtgtgtgtgtgtgtgtgtgtgtgtgtgtgtgtgtgtgtgtgtgtgtgtgtgtgtgtgtgtgtgtgtgtgtgtgtgtgtgtgtgtgtgcgcgcgcgtgtgtgtgtgtatgtatgtatgtgcgtatatatatatatatagatatagatatagatatatatatatatgtgtgtgtgtgtgtgtgtgtgtgtgtgtgtgtgtgtgtgtgtgtgtgtgtgtgtgtgtgtgtgtgtgtgtgtgtgtgtatgtatgtatatatatatatatatatatatatatatatatatatatatatatatgtatatatatatatatgtatatatatatatatatatttatatatgtgtgtgtgtgtgtgtgtatgtatgtatgtatgtatgtatgtatctatctatctatctatccatctatatatatatacatatatatacatatatacatatatacatatatatatgtatatatgtatatgtatatgtatatacatatacatatacataaatatacatatacatatatatacatatatatacatatatatacatatatatatacatatatacatatatatatacatatacatatatatatatgtataaatatatatattatatatataactatctatctatctgtctatctatctatctatctatctatttatctgtgtgtgtttgtgtgtgtgtgtatatatatatatatatatatatatatatatatatatatatatatatatatatatatatatatatatatatatatatataatcaacatgTGAACACGTTCTCTTCTATTATATGCTATTTATGTAATTTGTGTCTAAGTACagttatgcataatatatgtaaaagttatgtataaaaaataaatgcatacatatacacgtattgaTAGAAACAGCTATAAGTAAACAGCGAAGCTAGATAGTGCTTATAAGAACGGCGAGGCGTGCAGGCGGGCGCAGGCAGCGGCGCTTACGCGAACGCCCCCGACCTCCGAACTTCCCCGACGAGTCCCAGTCATCTACCTGCCCGAGCTCCACCGCCATGGAGAAGCCCGGCACTCCGTCCTCGGAACAAAGTGACAAGGCCAAGAAATACGACCGGCAGCTGAGGTACATGGTGTGTTATTTGGAGTGATATTGGAGTGTGTGTGATGGCTTGCACGACTTTTGCAGAGAGCTAGACAACATGACTTGCCTCGGTGTGtcacttttgtttgtttacactttGGTTCTCATTGGTAAATTGGGGGAGAGTTACGTAATTCGAATGCTTAAGTTAATGATAGTTGAATGAAATGTTAAAGATGAAGTATTTTGAGTATCTTTCACGTACGCAATCATAATGGTTTAACTTGGGGGCACACCCACAGTAGTTAAAAGAATGCATACCATAGCAATACAATAAGCTGCATCAACTTCAAtcaacaatactgatagtaattacTAATTTGCACAAAGCTTAAGGTAAACAGTACATACAAGTAATGGATTGGCTACTTTTGTGTCTGTGACATCCACCAAAGATCATAAATACAACATTTGATATCTATTTGGCATTGTGAATTGCAATCCGTCATATGTCTTAATGGATTTTAGGATAGTTTCTGTGGTATAGTTTCAGTTTTACACAGCCATATCGTACAAGGTAAACTTTGATTATAATGGAAAGAATGATAAAGTTTAAGACACTTTCAACACATGATATATCTTTTTCAGGCTTGAAATAAAGTTTTGcagcatgtatacatttacacaatgGCCAGACAAAGGTAGAGAAAATCTAATGACACTGTCATAATGAGAGGAAAAACATATATGGAAAACACCGTACAGACAAAGAATGATGTTGGAAGTTGTTAAGAAAATAGTTTGTAACAAATGCCGCATAGAAGTTAAGTCCATGGTGATCTGTTTGGGTCTAGGATAGAGACTTCGCTGGGGAAGTGCATGGATTGGTTTGAGATCAGTTGGCAAGGCCCCCAAGTTATTTGGTATTTTGGTTCATACAGCAATGTTTATGGATTCCAAGAAGTACCTCCAAGGTTGTTGGCTGGAGTGATTTGGACTTGGTCAAAGGGGAAGTGGCCACTTTGTAAACAATTACTAACACTTTTACTCTTTATCTGAGCCAGTCATTTGGGATGGAACACAATAATAGATTCAGGCATACTACACCACAAGCAATTTGAACAAAAAATGAGAATTACAAGGCTGGTTGGCTGTGTGAATTATAAAGGatggttaatctttacagtatggatgcactaagtTAGGGCAGATTGAATTCTTGTAGAGGGCAAAAAGTTGCAGTCGTCGGTACAAGAAATAATTTGCAGACATGAACGGTAATGCCGCAAATAAAGGAAGAACATCACAGAAAGTGCCGCTCTGAGCCCAAGTCCACTCTGTGATCTTgggtttcagctctatcttgctgttcataccgaggtgaagacaaCGTTTCCTGGGGACTGTTAGGGGGCAGAGCAcctcatcaaccctccccttgggcagtgccAGAAGGGCACACccagtcacggcaacttagaATGATTAATAAATTCTTTGATGTGGTGTTGGGGACTTGGTCTGAGGCAAGTGCGACCTTATTGTAAAGAATTACCAAAAGGATTTCTACAAGCAAATCAACATCCATTTCATCTCAATTGGCCAAAATACTATACATATTTGCAAGCATCCACAGAGACTGGTAAGATTTCATCCTGTTGGGCTCCATGGCTGTTTGGGCTAAGTACTTCATGTACTAATCTAGTGTTTGGAAGTTCGAGGCTAAGGTTTGCTCATATTCAGAGACACTTGGGACACCTGAAACAGAAAGCTGGACTGGCTTCTCGTGCTCATCAGCCAATCACTATCGAAATATCCCGATGGTGATTGGCTGACGGTTGTGAGAGGCCGGTCCTGCTTTCCATTTCGGGTTTCCAAGTGTCTCTGAATATAAGTGCATGTGTAAGTCAGTATCTGCTCACATAGATAGTATTAAAGATTTATGTAGAttaggaaggtttttggttcaAATGGTAATACTTGTGGATTCCCAGGAGTGCTCCCAAAGTTGTTGACTGGAGTAATAGACTTTGTAAagaattaccattatcagtattgaaTAACTTCTTTAGTATTATTTTGTGATGGAAGTGTCTTAAATAAAAAGTCTTAGATTTTTCTATTGTATTGATTGCCATGTGGGTAGCATTGTGCACTACCAGAAACTGAGATAGTTATAAGATATGGAAATTGCTGAATCAAATGCTTCTAGTATTAATGGATGGCTTAAGATAAATTGatcattgtcatttatcattgtcatattataTGTGGTGGAACATACATGTAATTTCCTATACAAAAAATGAATTACGGCAGAACTCCAAAGGTGTGCATTGTAAAAGACTCTGTTGGTTTCTGTTGATGGTAATTTTTctagttattatttttgatgtagaatatttatgatattgccctggtacattttatttttagtatttttgcCAAGCTTATAATTCTTATGCAGTGTATGCTTAAATTAACAATTTGTTTCATATTCTTGACAAAAGATATGTGTAATAATTTTATAGTATGAAGATTTTTTACTTatgttttacaaaaaaaaataaggatggtTTATTTTGTTGaagtttattttttaattttttacctTAAAATTTTAAGGTGCTGATGTCATAATAGACTATAAACAAGATAGTTGTTAGGAATAATGTTTCTTTTTTGATAAGAAGGTATATTTAGCAGAAATAATGGTCATTCTGTATAGTACTGATAGTTTATATCTGACTCCCTTTACACCACAATCCCCAGGCTTTGGGGTGACCATGGCCAAGCTTCGCTGGAGTGTGCGAATATCTGTCTCATCAATGCCAGTGCCACAGGAACAGAAACACTGAAGTCTCTGGTCCTGCCAGGTGTGGGAGCAATAACCATTGTAGATGATGCAAAAGTCACCCCAAAGGACATTGGCAACAAGTATGGCAATTCCTTCTCCTCTGTTTTATGGACATAGAATTTGAGATTTCTTTTAATGTGttgaatattttcattgtataAATGATTCATGTAGATTACCCCTTTaatttctgccttttttttccgTATAggcccatattttttttttcttgacaatCTTGATATGGAAAATGACTATTCTCTATGAATAGGTGATATAAAAGACcactatttcatttctctctatccactctcccttcctcagctTCTTTGTGGATGGAGAAAGTATAGGACGTCCTCGTGGAGAAGTTGCCTTGCATCTCCTGCTAGAACTCAACCCAGATGTGCGAGGGACCTTTGTAGACCAGGCTGTTGATGAAATCCTCGATAATCAACCTGATTTTTTCAGTCCATTTACTTGTGTCATTGCAACATGTCTACCAGAAAGGTTTGTATATGtgattttattcttgtatttaatATGTGGTaatttattgctttttatttgattttgctgttttttagaTATTAATCTGATATTGATGCATTGCTTAAATAAAGTGTAGGTGATATGATGTGTTCACTATGTGtgatgagtgggtgtttgtggcTTTGTGTAGGAAAATCAGTGATTTCAGTTGTTTGAAAAGCATCCACATGTATTTTAAACAACTTTTAATAGCAAAATAGTGTTTAAATATAAGATTTTGACCATCTTTGAAAGACTAGTTCAGTATGCAGACACTTGTTATGTGAATTTTCTGTATTGTCTAAACCAAAGCTTGACTTACAATACAATTttgagattatcatcatcatcatcattattattataattataataataataataataataattattattattttattatttcataattttactattttgttatattgttgttattttatttttattctttatattgttatttatattactatttctattactatttctattactatttttgttagtTTCTATTACtgtttctgttcttatttctattactatttttgttactatttctatcactatttctattactatttctgtttctgtttccattattatttgtgttactatttctatcactatttctatcactatatccattactatttctgttactttttccattactattactatttctatttctattactatttccattactatttctgtttctgtttccattactatttctgtttgtttccattactatttttattactatttctattactatttctgttactgtTTCCATTACTATTTCTacgactattactatttctattactatttctgttattatttctattactattactgtcaccatcaccattactaggTCCCTTTTCCTCAAATTATGTATCCTCCAGTGTCAGCTCTAGGTCTACACCCAGTCCTTCAATCTCAGTACATCTAGGTCAGGCAGGTGCCGTAGATGTCACCTGGCTGTCTTTCAGTCTGTTAAGATGTGCATTGAAGTTGTTTAGTGCCTCTATGCACCTCCATTCATCTTCTTGTCAATTCTGAAATTCTTGGATGACTGTATCTCCAACCTCTGTGGTGACAGTGTGTagtggtgtttgtgtttttagtttcttattttgattttgttttttgtgtttgcttttAAGCACTTACGCACACTTTCCAACTTAGCAAATCCCCAGCGTTTGCTAGAGTAGACCAGTCACTGGCCTTAGCCAGTGTTGCTGCCctattcatatactatatatatttatttatttatttttcaacatTAATACTTATACAATATGCTTATACAATGTCATATTACTGTTCATCATTGAAATCAGAAAATGTATCAaaattctgttttttctctttacataAATCAGTGATAAGCATGATAACTgcataagagaaaatatatagtGACTGCAATGGCTAATATATGCAGCTAAACATTGTGTAATACAAATCTCATGTTACAACTGAAAAGTATAAAACAAATGAAGGACAAGGTAAGAAGAAAAGCTATGTAGGATAAGCAGTCCATGAAGGCACCTGGTTAAAGTAACCAGCAACAAATATTGCATTCTCAGAATACAGCCCACGCAGCATCATGGGGTTAAAAAGTTATTAACTCgatattctcttttccttacaGTACGCTCTTGTCCCTCTCAAAAGTATTATGGGATGCCAATATTCCACTGTTGGTGGTGAGGAGTTATGGCATGATTGGATACATTAGAGTTCAAGTAAGTACTGTGGAGTCATATTAATGTGACTGCAAAGGGAAATAGCTAAAATGGTAGTCTTTCGTTTGGCTACCATTGGATATTATACTTGGTACGTAAACAAGCTTCAAGGATATGAAATTAGGACATTTTAATATTATGTTGAGCATGGGTTTTGAATAAAATTCTGTAAATAAAAAATTAGTGGCATTTATTTGtaatatgtaaaagaaaatgaaaattacctTCCCTTTTTTATAGTCTTGTGAATCATTCAGAATTTCAAATATTGCTAATTTGAAACAGAATATAATTGTTTAAGATAAATTGACTCAATAATCTATACAAGCCATTTTAActtgggagagtaggagaaatTCCAAGTGGCagggatttttgttttctttttgatgattttcatggggTTTAGTAGACCTCAAAAGTTTataataaatatcttttattatgtGTTATTCAAATTTTTATAAGgagtattttgcatttttttaaacACATGAAAACAATGAGTAAATCTAGACAGAATTAGAGGAGTAAAAGAGTAATAgctgagaaggagagtgggaagaagcaATAactctttatattatttatttatattattttttatcatttaatcagtttccatttatttttccccATTAAACTATTTCAGATAGAAGAGCATACAGTTATTGAAAGTCACCCTGACAATGAGATGCCTGACCTACGTCTAGACAGACCTTTCCCCGCCCTTCAGAAGTACATGGACAGCCTTGACCTTGAGACAATGGATTCCAAAGAGCACTCTCATGTTCCATATGTTGTTATACTCTACAAGACGCTTCAGCAGTGGAATCAGCGGTACGGAGCTCCACCAAAAAAttatagggagaagaaagatttCATTCAGCTTGTTAAAGAAGGTATGGACAGGTACACATCTCCCATCCATTtgttgaatgtgtgtgcatgtgtcactTTTGTAATGATGTGatggttattatttatgtttattttcttttgttttctatcgatatatatggatgtaatactagagtaatgtaaaaaaatatgcCAAAGAAAAAGTAATGTGTAATGCATACTCATGCATTTCAAATTTTTGAAACCAAggtatgagagaaaaggagagtggggaagCGGAGGAGAATTTTGAAGAAGCGATGAAGGCAGTAAACACATCATTGATGCCCACACGGATTCCTTCGGGTGTGGAATCTATCCTTAATGAGGCTGCCTCAaataccctcactccctccacacgGCCCTTTTGGATCATGGCAAAAGCACTGCATGAATTTGTCACTTCGGAAGGTCGTGGAGCCTTGCCCGTGAGGGGGACCATTCCAGATATGACAGCCGACTCAGAAAAATATATCAAGATCCAGAATTTGTAAGTAGATTTTGCAGTACAAATCTTTCAtggagaatatatatttatttaaaagtaATTTCTTTGTTAAGATTATGCATTATATACCAATGCCTTCTCATTTGTGAACTTGGCAGATATCGTGAACAGGCAGCACAGGATGCGGATTGGGTCTTAAGAAGAGTGCTTGAGCTGAGTCAGCAACTAGGGCCAAGAAAAGTCATGATAACTGAGAGTGATGTTAAGGCATTCTGTAAAAATGCCCATGCACTGCGAGTTCTCAAAGGAAAATCTATCGCTGAAGAGTACAAAGGCAGTATCAATCTTGGGGATATTGGTAAGTAATTTTATATGCATTTTTAGAAATATAACTCGTCAAATAAAAGAGGCTTATAGTGTCATTTATAAATTCATTACCTAAACAATTGTTTATGTTACTGCCAATAGCAAATAGAAAGGGGTAATTGTGTGTTTCCTGCACTTCAAGTTTTTCCCTCAAACAGCTGAAACAGTGCAAACTCTGAAATGAAACTAGGGACTCACGTCTTTATTTGGTCAAAAGCATAGATATACAAGATTTCATCTTTGCATTATCCACTCAACCAAGAAAGGTTTTAGGTACTTAAAAAATTTGAAATTTTTCAGGTGCTCATTTAGAAAACCCAGAGAGTGAACTTGTTTGGTATGTGATGCTTCGTGCAGTAGACCAGTTCCACTCTGAATTCCGCGCTTATCCAGGGTACTTCCAAGATCAAGTTGAAACAGATATTGTGCGTCTGAAGGTCAGTTCAGCTTTTGATGTATTCATTTTATAGAGTATtttgataaaaatatacataaggaAGAAAGACTAGGGTTAGTGAGCATTTACAGTACTATGCTTAATGAACATTTTGTATTTAGAAAGATTTTTAAAGTTCTTAATGCAGTATAAACTTGTGACATAGCTTCT is drawn from Penaeus vannamei isolate JL-2024 unplaced genomic scaffold, ASM4276789v1 unanchor29, whole genome shotgun sequence and contains these coding sequences:
- the APP-BP1 gene encoding NEDD8-activating enzyme E1 regulatory subunit, producing MEKPGTPSSEQSDKAKKYDRQLRLWGDHGQASLECANICLINASATGTETLKSLVLPGVGAITIVDDAKVTPKDIGNNFFVDGESIGRPRGEVALHLLLELNPDVRGTFVDQAVDEILDNQPDFFSPFTCVIATCLPESTLLSLSKVLWDANIPLLVVRSYGMIGYIRVQIEEHTVIESHPDNEMPDLRLDRPFPALQKYMDSLDLETMDSKEHSHVPYVVILYKTLQQWNQRYGAPPKNYREKKDFIQLVKEGMREKESGEAEENFEEAMKAVNTSLMPTRIPSGVESILNEAASNTLTPSTRPFWIMAKALHEFVTSEGRGALPVRGTIPDMTADSEKYIKIQNLYREQAAQDADWVLRRVLELSQQLGPRKVMITESDVKAFCKNAHALRVLKGKSIAEEYKGSINLGDIGAHLENPESELVWYVMLRAVDQFHSEFRAYPGYFQDQVETDIVRLKVCVNRLLADWGCGPIIKDDFIHEMCRYGAAEVHSIAAYIGGCAAHEAIKIITAQYVPIHNTHIYNAITATSATFTL